Proteins encoded in a region of the Spiroplasma endosymbiont of Amphimallon solstitiale genome:
- a CDS encoding rolling circle replication-associated protein, whose translation MHNFYDSKILSFVTLTYKDNVQDIKKAKKDIRMFFLKLKKWWNDSKRFQKLGELKYFYVYEYQSRGAIHFHIIFNRKVYKSLLAECWSHGFNDLKVVKKGTNEFVIKYLGKYVTKSLDDVKSLNQTDVGVKAYAFSRNCKNPIVVRGIKKMTIQDIIKASFNATNVFYFKTQRDSNGDTVMIGGIIESTVINDYFKEYEDYEKYVYLSALSHKHYLRTSEIGYLIQKNKDVLTWVDKVFGNKVEKIDFKKRVLH comes from the coding sequence TTGCATAATTTTTATGATAGTAAAATATTGAGTTTTGTTACTTTAACATATAAAGATAATGTGCAAGATATTAAAAAAGCAAAAAAAGATATTCGTATGTTTTTTCTTAAGTTAAAAAAATGATGAAATGACTCTAAACGTTTTCAAAAGTTAGGAGAATTAAAGTATTTTTATGTTTATGAATATCAATCTCGTGGTGCTATTCATTTTCATATAATTTTTAATAGAAAGGTATATAAAAGTTTGTTAGCAGAATGTTGAAGTCATGGTTTTAATGATTTAAAAGTAGTTAAAAAAGGTACAAATGAGTTTGTTATTAAATATTTAGGTAAATATGTTACAAAATCACTAGATGATGTTAAGTCTTTAAATCAAACAGATGTAGGTGTAAAGGCTTATGCTTTTAGTCGTAATTGCAAAAATCCTATTGTAGTTCGTGGAATTAAAAAAATGACAATTCAAGATATAATTAAGGCAAGTTTTAATGCAACAAATGTATTTTATTTTAAGACTCAAAGAGATAGTAATGGTGATACTGTTATGATTGGTGGTATTATTGAAAGTACTGTTATTAATGATTATTTTAAAGAATATGAGGATTATGAAAAATATGTATATTTAAGTGCTTTATCGCATAAGCATTATTTACGGACTAGTGAAATCGGTTATTTAATTCAAAAAAATAAAGATGTTTTGACTTGGGTAGATAAAGTTTTTGGTAATAAAGTTGAAAAAATAGATTTTAAAAAAAGAGTTTTACATTAA